The nucleotide sequence ACAGCGCCGAGCGGCGGCGCTTCCTCCGGTTCGACCTGCGCTCGCGTCGCTGCGACATCGAGGTGCTGGCACCGCAGGACGCCGGCGCGGCCCACGTGCGCAACCTCAGCCGGAGCGGCATCCTGTTCGCGAGCCCCGAGCCGCTCGACGTCGGGGAGGAGGTCGAGATCCGGCTCGAGAGCGCCGATCGCGACACGGGCATCCGCCCCCTCACGCTGCGCGGCCGCGTCGTCCGCCTCGAGGAGGTCCCATCGGGCGAGCGAGATCGTTTCGAGATCGGGATCGCGTTCGACGTCGATCGTGGTTACGTGGAGGACGAGCTTCTCGCGTTCCTCGAGACCGCCGGCCCGGAGCGCGAAGCACCGACGGAATGATGCGGCTCCTCGCGATCGACACGTCGACCTGGTGGGGCGGCGCGGCGCTCGTCGAGACGTCCGCCGGCGGCCCGCGGCTCGTCGCCGAGATCGGTCTCGGCGTCGACGATTCCCACGCGGCGCACGCGCTCGCGATCGTCGAGGCGCTCCTCTCGGTCGCAGGGTGGCCGAAGAGCTCGCTCGACGCGTACGTCGCCGCTCGAGGGCCGGGCTCGTTCACGGGGATCCGCGTCGCGATGGGATTGGCGCGCGGCCTCGGCCTCGCGTCGGGGCGGCCGTGCCTCGGGGTGGGCACTCTCGACGCGATGGCGGAGGCGTTCGGGCCGGCGCCGCACGACCGCGTCCCGCTCCTCGACGCGGGGCGCGGCGAGGTGTACGGCGCGCGCTTCGACCCCGCCTCGACGCCGCCGTGCGCGCTCTCCGAGCCGTGGGTCGCGGCGCCCGAGACGGCGCTCGACGGCGGCGCCTCCGTGGTGTTCGGGCCGGGGGCGGAGCGCCATGCGACGGCGCTCCGCGCGGCGGGCTATCGCGATCCGATCGGGCGCGGAGCGACCTCCGTGGCCGCAGGCGCAGCACGGATCGCGGCGCGGCTCCGAGCGGATGCCGGCGACGTCGATTTCACCCCTCTCTACGTGCGCCCGCCGGACGCCAAGCTGCCACGCCCGTGAGCGAGGACGCGCTCCGCGTGGACTCGATGACGATTGCGGAGCTTCCCGACGTTCTCGCCATCGAGCGCGCGTCGTTCGACACGCCGTGGACGGAGGAGAACTTCCGCCACGAGATCGAGCGGAACCCGCGCGCGTGGAACGTCGTCGCGCGGCGCGGCGGGACGGTCGTCGGCTTCGCGTGCGCGTACCTCGTCGCCGGCGAGCTCATGATCAACGACGTCGCGGTCGCTCCCATCGAGCGGCGGAGCGGAGTCGGGCGCGCGATCGTCACGCACCTCCTCGACGGGGCCAAGGGCCGGCGATGCCGCCGCGCGACGCTCGAGGTCCGGCCGTCCAACGTGGGAGCAAGGCGGCTCTACGAGGATCTCGGCTTCGAGGCCGTGGGGCGGCGACGTGGCTATTACTCGGACACCGGCGAGGATGCGGTCCTCATGGCGCGCTCGCTCTAGGCTATAGTCACGATCCGGGGGTGACCTCATGGAAACCAAGGACCAAGCGAACCTCCACCGCCTCGTCCAGAAGCACGAAGAATGCGAGGCGCGTCTCGCCGAGCTGGCCGCACGGCGCTTCCCGACGGATGAGGAGCAGTACGAAGAGGCGACGCTCAAGAAGCTCAAGCTGAGGATCAAGGACGAGATGGAATCCATGAAGCGTCACGGATGAAGTTGGACCCCGCCGGACGGCCCTTCGTCCTCGCCCTCGCCGCCGTCACGCTCGCCGCCTCCTTCTGGTCCCTCCTTGCCGCGCTCGCCACGGGGGCGCTCCTCGTCTTCTGCATCAACTTCTTCCGCGATCCCGAGCGGGCGGTGCCCGTGGAGGCCGGTCTCCTCGTCAGCCCCGCGGACGGCCGCATCATCCGCACGGACGCCACGAGGATCTCGATCTTCATGAACGTGTTCGACGTGCACGTCTGCCGAGCCCCCGCGTCGGGGACGGTCGCAGAGGTCGAACGGACGCCGGGG is from Candidatus Polarisedimenticolaceae bacterium and encodes:
- a CDS encoding phosphatidylserine decarboxylase, whose product is MKLDPAGRPFVLALAAVTLAASFWSLLAALATGALLVFCINFFRDPERAVPVEAGLLVSPADGRIIRTDATRISIFMNVFDVHVCRAPASGTVAEVERTPGRFLAAMKDDASEHNERTSIVVEGDGIRFRFTLVAGLIARRIVCRVAPGQTVARGERVGIIRFGSRVDVDLPDGATALVAIGDRVVSGESVLARLGPGPGQS
- the tsaB gene encoding tRNA (adenosine(37)-N6)-threonylcarbamoyltransferase complex dimerization subunit type 1 TsaB; protein product: MMRLLAIDTSTWWGGAALVETSAGGPRLVAEIGLGVDDSHAAHALAIVEALLSVAGWPKSSLDAYVAARGPGSFTGIRVAMGLARGLGLASGRPCLGVGTLDAMAEAFGPAPHDRVPLLDAGRGEVYGARFDPASTPPCALSEPWVAAPETALDGGASVVFGPGAERHATALRAAGYRDPIGRGATSVAAGAARIAARLRADAGDVDFTPLYVRPPDAKLPRP
- a CDS encoding YdcH family protein; translated protein: METKDQANLHRLVQKHEECEARLAELAARRFPTDEEQYEEATLKKLKLRIKDEMESMKRHG
- the rimI gene encoding ribosomal protein S18-alanine N-acetyltransferase, with protein sequence MSEDALRVDSMTIAELPDVLAIERASFDTPWTEENFRHEIERNPRAWNVVARRGGTVVGFACAYLVAGELMINDVAVAPIERRSGVGRAIVTHLLDGAKGRRCRRATLEVRPSNVGARRLYEDLGFEAVGRRRGYYSDTGEDAVLMARSL